In the Numida meleagris isolate 19003 breed g44 Domestic line chromosome 5, NumMel1.0, whole genome shotgun sequence genome, one interval contains:
- the LRRFIP1 gene encoding leucine-rich repeat flightless-interacting protein 1 isoform X4: MGTQGAGRKRLPNRERLTAEDDALNQIAREAEARLAAKRAARAEAREIRMKELERQQKEASDEDERMSVGSRGSLRTNGYEEDMYGSSQSRKSSRIEERPEKDFEKGARTVSSLSAATLASLGGTSSRRGSGDTSISADTEASIREIKDSLAEVEEKYKKAMVSNAQLDNEKTNFMYQVDTLKDALLELEEQLAESRRQYEEKSKEFEREKHAHSILQFQFKEIKEALKQREEMLAKHGIIPDSDVATNGEASDVLDNEGHLDSSKTAQGTTQALKTAGDGMLGKANEVDMKNEILEDVGKREILQNSEHEEHKEESEKQEVQTLHADENTKAEKMIEETDALSTVMLPDSRFTEQIQSLTEPMSGNASSNDGSDAHDLRKETESADTAAQQPVSEEAEHSNLNPRTTENSEVGSLQGQDFESPQEMRSDLGAKHELVKAAPEQEEGEEVETSHALSANEMEQAADSAGDSCGMVSGQPGLPEPALAVSLNEKVNVEGRAETLQCSEESAENKVTEVLEKTLVESKDCTDGTADETGGDRAEEQNEVGTAVRGQKMKRDSTGLEGKESCESGAPSDTNEEGGDQAHIQPVSLEDGDVALLEEQNMEEQTEFKPAEKDQQKEVLIGNLETCSDSAEKQEKASGESVGSVSKVEGSALHQVEPDTDSVKEMASRETSLDLSFSDDKTEETEMRIGDASEKGEENRTGYLEQNRTDDLEPKVELQTVQCIKETAGDTVEEKSISLGGDAQNIVKQEEGGSEEESIVYYSVTSENQVDKEAFKENKKQLEFADHQRDGFTSKEDANSLAQKAELDENVSEQLRREGQAEEELEDDGDAFDFDEDSEQILETDEKCSGEEVGAQSEENDRTNSGIRNTAQAGGAGETAAKIETSDTLTEGDSLQHKKGDEPEETGHSQEEASSSKTDEKADVMADENKASDSDEVEKVTDENVLEQDLENAGSNRAESKEDLRGGRKGKGKSKDDCTIS, encoded by the exons GCTTCGGATGAAGATGAGCGCATGTCAGTGGGTAGCCGTGGAAGCCTGAGG ACCAATGGTTACGAGGAAGACATGTATGGATCGTCCCAGAGTAGAAAATCTAGCAGG ATTGAGGAGCGGCCAGAAAAGGATTTTGAGAAG GGAGCACGTACTGTCTCAAGTTTATCAGCAGCTACCTTAGCTTCCTTGGGTGGGACTTCTTCACGAAGAGGCAGTGGGGATACGTCCATCTCCGCGGATACGGAGGCCTCTATTAGAGAAATCAAG GACTCTCTAGCTGAAGTtgaagagaaatataaaaaggCTATGGTGTCAAATGCTCAACTAGACAACgaaaaaacaaatttcatgTACCAAGTAGATACCCTGAAGGATGCGCTCTTAGAGTTAGAGGAACAGCTTGCAGAGTCCAGGAGGCAATATGAAGAAAAGAGTAAA GAATTTGAGAGAGAGAAGCACGCTCATAGCATATTGCAGTTTCAGTTTAAGGAAATCAAAGAGGCTttgaagcaaagagaagaaatgcttgca AAACATGGAATAATCCCAGACTCTGACGTAGCCACCAATGGGGAGGCATCAGATGTTCTTGATAATGAAGGACACTTGGATTCTTCCAAAACTGCTCAAGGCACAACGCAGGCGTTAAAGACAGCAGGGGATGGGATGCTAG GCAAAGCCAATGAAGTGGacatgaaaaatgagattttggaggatgtggggaaaagagaaatcttgCAGAATTCTGAGCATGAGGAACACAAAGAGGAGTCTGAGAAACAGGAAGTACAGACATTGCATGCTGATGAAAatacaaaggcagaaaaaatgatTGAAGAAACTGATGCTTTGTCGACAGTGATGTTACCAGATAGTAGATTTACAGAACAAATTCAAAGCCTTACAGAACCTATGTCAGGGAATGCTTCTTCAAATGATGGTAGTGATGCGCATGACTTGAGAAAGGAGACAGAGTCAGCAGAtacagcagcccagcagcctgtTAGTGAGGAGGCTGAACACAGTAACTTAAATCCAAGGACAACTGAGAACTCAGAAGTGGGCTCACTGCAAGGTCAGGATTTTGAGAGTCCTCAGGAAATGCGCAGTGACTTAGGTGCAAAGCATGAACTGGTAAAAGCTGCTCCAGAAcaggaagaaggagaggaggTGGAAACTAGCCATGCACTGAGTGCTAATGAGATGGAGCAAGCAGCAGACAGTGCAGGTGACAGCTGTGGGATGGTTTCTGGCCAGCCAGGGCTACCAGAGCCTGCGCTAGCAGTCTCACTTAATGAAAAGGTAAATGTGGAGGGCCGTGCTGAAACACTTCAATGCTCAGAAGAAAGTGCTGAAAACAAAGTTACAGAGGTCTTGGAGAAAACCCTTGTTGAAAGCAAAGACTGCACTGATGGAACAGCTGATGAAACTGGAGGTGATAGAGCTGAAGAACAAAACGAGGTTGGGACTGCAGTTCGGggtcagaaaatgaaaagagattcCACGGGCTTAGAAGGGAAGGAGTCATGTGAAAGTGGTGCCCCATCAGATACAAATGAAGAGGGAGGAGATCAGGCACACATCCAGCCAGTTTCTTTAGAGGATGGTGATGTAGCGTTACTAGAGGAACAGAATATGGAAGAGCAAACAGAATTTAAACCTGCTGAGAAAGATCAACAGAAGGAAGTATTGATTGGAAACTTGGAGACGTGTTCAgattctgcagaaaagcaggagaaagcatCTGGGGAGTCTGTGGGCTCTGTTAGCAAGGTAGAAGGAAGTGCACTGCATCAGGTAGAGCCAGACACAGACTCTGTGAAAGAAATGGCATCTCGGGAAACCAGTTTAGACCTAAGTTTTTCAGATGATAAAActgaggaaacagaaatgcGAATAGGAGATGCCtctgagaaaggagaggaaaatagAACAGGATACTTAGAACAGAATAGGACAGATGACTTAGAACCAAAGGTAGAGCTTCAAACAGTTCAGTGCATTAAAGAAACAGCAGGTGATACAGTGGAAGAGAAGAGTATTTCTTTAGGAGGTGATGCACAGAATATAGTTAAACAAGAGGAAGGTGGATCTGAAGAGGAGTCCATTGTATATTATAGTGTAACTAGTGAAAACCAAGTTGATAAagaagcatttaaagaaaataaaaaacagttaGAATTTGCAGACCACCAACGTGATGGATTTACTTCTAAGGAAGATGCAAATTCTCTTGCACAGAAAGCTGAGCTGGATGAAAATGTTAGTGAGCAACTTAGACGAGAGGGCCAAGCAGAGGAAGAACTAGAAGATGATGGTGACGCATTTGATTTTGATGAGGATTCAGAACAAATACtggaaactgatgaaaaatgcaGTGGAGAAGAAGTTGGTGCACAGAGTGAAGAGAATGACAGAACAAACAGCGGGATCAGAAACACTGCCCAAGCAGGTGGAGCTGGAGAAACAGCTGCCAAAATAGAAACCAGTGACACATTGACTGAAGGCGACAGCTTACAGCATAAGAAGGGAGATGAGCCTGAAGAAACAGGGCATTCTCAAGAGGAAGCATCATCATCGAAAACTGATGAGAAGGCTGATGTGATggcagatgaaaacaaagcatcagaTTCTGATGAAGTGGAAAAAGTAACAGATGAAAATGTTCTAGAACAGGATTTGGAAAATGCTGGCAGTAACAGGGCTGAAAGCAAAGAGGATTTGCGAGGTGGTAGAAAGGGTAAGGGTAAATCTAAAGATGACTGTACAATATCCTAA
- the LRRFIP1 gene encoding leucine-rich repeat flightless-interacting protein 1 isoform X2, which translates to MGTQGAGRKRLPNRERLTAEDDALNQIAREAEARLAAKRAARAEAREIRMKELERQQKEASDEDERMSVGSRGSLRPSEYSCYLGSGSRASSRASSARASPVIEERPEKDFEKGARTVSSLSAATLASLGGTSSRRGSGDTSISADTEASIREIKDSLAEVEEKYKKAMVSNAQLDNEKTNFMYQVDTLKDALLELEEQLAESRRQYEEKSKEFEREKHAHSILQFQFKEIKEALKQREEMLAKHGIIPDSDVATNGEASDVLDNEGHLDSSKTAQGTTQALKTAGDGMLGKANEVDMKNEILEDVGKREILQNSEHEEHKEESEKQEVQTLHADENTKAEKMIEETDALSTVMLPDSRFTEQIQSLTEPMSGNASSNDGSDAHDLRKETESADTAAQQPVSEEAEHSNLNPRTTENSEVGSLQGQDFESPQEMRSDLGAKHELVKAAPEQEEGEEVETSHALSANEMEQAADSAGDSCGMVSGQPGLPEPALAVSLNEKVNVEGRAETLQCSEESAENKVTEVLEKTLVESKDCTDGTADETGGDRAEEQNEVGTAVRGQKMKRDSTGLEGKESCESGAPSDTNEEGGDQAHIQPVSLEDGDVALLEEQNMEEQTEFKPAEKDQQKEVLIGNLETCSDSAEKQEKASGESVGSVSKVEGSALHQVEPDTDSVKEMASRETSLDLSFSDDKTEETEMRIGDASEKGEENRTGYLEQNRTDDLEPKVELQTVQCIKETAGDTVEEKSISLGGDAQNIVKQEEGGSEEESIVYYSVTSENQVDKEAFKENKKQLEFADHQRDGFTSKEDANSLAQKAELDENVSEQLRREGQAEEELEDDGDAFDFDEDSEQILETDEKCSGEEVGAQSEENDRTNSGIRNTAQAGGAGETAAKIETSDTLTEGDSLQHKKGDEPEETGHSQEEASSSKTDEKADVMADENKASDSDEVEKVTDENVLEQDLENAGSNRAESKEDLRGGRKGKGKSKDDCTIS; encoded by the exons GCTTCGGATGAAGATGAGCGCATGTCAGTGGGTAGCCGTGGAAGCCTGAGG CCTTCGGAGTACAGCTGCTACCTCGGTTCAGGATCTCGGGCGTCCTCAAGAGCCAGCTCTGCTCGGGCCAGTCCAGTG ATTGAGGAGCGGCCAGAAAAGGATTTTGAGAAG GGAGCACGTACTGTCTCAAGTTTATCAGCAGCTACCTTAGCTTCCTTGGGTGGGACTTCTTCACGAAGAGGCAGTGGGGATACGTCCATCTCCGCGGATACGGAGGCCTCTATTAGAGAAATCAAG GACTCTCTAGCTGAAGTtgaagagaaatataaaaaggCTATGGTGTCAAATGCTCAACTAGACAACgaaaaaacaaatttcatgTACCAAGTAGATACCCTGAAGGATGCGCTCTTAGAGTTAGAGGAACAGCTTGCAGAGTCCAGGAGGCAATATGAAGAAAAGAGTAAA GAATTTGAGAGAGAGAAGCACGCTCATAGCATATTGCAGTTTCAGTTTAAGGAAATCAAAGAGGCTttgaagcaaagagaagaaatgcttgca AAACATGGAATAATCCCAGACTCTGACGTAGCCACCAATGGGGAGGCATCAGATGTTCTTGATAATGAAGGACACTTGGATTCTTCCAAAACTGCTCAAGGCACAACGCAGGCGTTAAAGACAGCAGGGGATGGGATGCTAG GCAAAGCCAATGAAGTGGacatgaaaaatgagattttggaggatgtggggaaaagagaaatcttgCAGAATTCTGAGCATGAGGAACACAAAGAGGAGTCTGAGAAACAGGAAGTACAGACATTGCATGCTGATGAAAatacaaaggcagaaaaaatgatTGAAGAAACTGATGCTTTGTCGACAGTGATGTTACCAGATAGTAGATTTACAGAACAAATTCAAAGCCTTACAGAACCTATGTCAGGGAATGCTTCTTCAAATGATGGTAGTGATGCGCATGACTTGAGAAAGGAGACAGAGTCAGCAGAtacagcagcccagcagcctgtTAGTGAGGAGGCTGAACACAGTAACTTAAATCCAAGGACAACTGAGAACTCAGAAGTGGGCTCACTGCAAGGTCAGGATTTTGAGAGTCCTCAGGAAATGCGCAGTGACTTAGGTGCAAAGCATGAACTGGTAAAAGCTGCTCCAGAAcaggaagaaggagaggaggTGGAAACTAGCCATGCACTGAGTGCTAATGAGATGGAGCAAGCAGCAGACAGTGCAGGTGACAGCTGTGGGATGGTTTCTGGCCAGCCAGGGCTACCAGAGCCTGCGCTAGCAGTCTCACTTAATGAAAAGGTAAATGTGGAGGGCCGTGCTGAAACACTTCAATGCTCAGAAGAAAGTGCTGAAAACAAAGTTACAGAGGTCTTGGAGAAAACCCTTGTTGAAAGCAAAGACTGCACTGATGGAACAGCTGATGAAACTGGAGGTGATAGAGCTGAAGAACAAAACGAGGTTGGGACTGCAGTTCGGggtcagaaaatgaaaagagattcCACGGGCTTAGAAGGGAAGGAGTCATGTGAAAGTGGTGCCCCATCAGATACAAATGAAGAGGGAGGAGATCAGGCACACATCCAGCCAGTTTCTTTAGAGGATGGTGATGTAGCGTTACTAGAGGAACAGAATATGGAAGAGCAAACAGAATTTAAACCTGCTGAGAAAGATCAACAGAAGGAAGTATTGATTGGAAACTTGGAGACGTGTTCAgattctgcagaaaagcaggagaaagcatCTGGGGAGTCTGTGGGCTCTGTTAGCAAGGTAGAAGGAAGTGCACTGCATCAGGTAGAGCCAGACACAGACTCTGTGAAAGAAATGGCATCTCGGGAAACCAGTTTAGACCTAAGTTTTTCAGATGATAAAActgaggaaacagaaatgcGAATAGGAGATGCCtctgagaaaggagaggaaaatagAACAGGATACTTAGAACAGAATAGGACAGATGACTTAGAACCAAAGGTAGAGCTTCAAACAGTTCAGTGCATTAAAGAAACAGCAGGTGATACAGTGGAAGAGAAGAGTATTTCTTTAGGAGGTGATGCACAGAATATAGTTAAACAAGAGGAAGGTGGATCTGAAGAGGAGTCCATTGTATATTATAGTGTAACTAGTGAAAACCAAGTTGATAAagaagcatttaaagaaaataaaaaacagttaGAATTTGCAGACCACCAACGTGATGGATTTACTTCTAAGGAAGATGCAAATTCTCTTGCACAGAAAGCTGAGCTGGATGAAAATGTTAGTGAGCAACTTAGACGAGAGGGCCAAGCAGAGGAAGAACTAGAAGATGATGGTGACGCATTTGATTTTGATGAGGATTCAGAACAAATACtggaaactgatgaaaaatgcaGTGGAGAAGAAGTTGGTGCACAGAGTGAAGAGAATGACAGAACAAACAGCGGGATCAGAAACACTGCCCAAGCAGGTGGAGCTGGAGAAACAGCTGCCAAAATAGAAACCAGTGACACATTGACTGAAGGCGACAGCTTACAGCATAAGAAGGGAGATGAGCCTGAAGAAACAGGGCATTCTCAAGAGGAAGCATCATCATCGAAAACTGATGAGAAGGCTGATGTGATggcagatgaaaacaaagcatcagaTTCTGATGAAGTGGAAAAAGTAACAGATGAAAATGTTCTAGAACAGGATTTGGAAAATGCTGGCAGTAACAGGGCTGAAAGCAAAGAGGATTTGCGAGGTGGTAGAAAGGGTAAGGGTAAATCTAAAGATGACTGTACAATATCCTAA
- the LRRFIP1 gene encoding leucine-rich repeat flightless-interacting protein 1 isoform X9 translates to MKELERQQKEASDEDERMSVGSRGSLRAGLENERTKWKNYSKATNGYEEDMYGSSQSRKSSRIEERPEKDFEKGARTVSSLSAATLASLGGTSSRRGSGDTSISADTEASIREIKDSLAEVEEKYKKAMVSNAQLDNEKTNFMYQVDTLKDALLELEEQLAESRRQYEEKSKEFEREKHAHSILQFQFKEIKEALKQREEMLAKHGIIPDSDVATNGEASDVLDNEGHLDSSKTAQGTTQALKTAGDGMLGKANEVDMKNEILEDVGKREILQNSEHEEHKEESEKQEVQTLHADENTKAEKMIEETDALSTVMLPDSRFTEQIQSLTEPMSGNASSNDGSDAHDLRKETESADTAAQQPVSEEAEHSNLNPRTTENSEVGSLQGQDFESPQEMRSDLGAKHELVKAAPEQEEGEEVETSHALSANEMEQAADSAGDSCGMVSGQPGLPEPALAVSLNEKVNVEGRAETLQCSEESAENKVTEVLEKTLVESKDCTDGTADETGGDRAEEQNEVGTAVRGQKMKRDSTGLEGKESCESGAPSDTNEEGGDQAHIQPVSLEDGDVALLEEQNMEEQTEFKPAEKDQQKEVLIGNLETCSDSAEKQEKASGESVGSVSKVEGSALHQVEPDTDSVKEMASRETSLDLSFSDDKTEETEMRIGDASEKGEENRTGYLEQNRTDDLEPKVELQTVQCIKETAGDTVEEKSISLGGDAQNIVKQEEGGSEEESIVYYSVTSENQVDKEAFKENKKQLEFADHQRDGFTSKEDANSLAQKAELDENVSEQLRREGQAEEELEDDGDAFDFDEDSEQILETDEKCSGEEVGAQSEENDRTNSGIRNTAQAGGAGETAAKIETSDTLTEGDSLQHKKGDEPEETGHSQEEASSSKTDEKADVMADENKASDSDEVEKVTDENVLEQDLENAGSNRAESKEDLRGGRKGKGKSKDDCTIS, encoded by the exons GCTTCGGATGAAGATGAGCGCATGTCAGTGGGTAGCCGTGGAAGCCTGAGG GCTGGATTAGAGAATGAGAGGACCAAATGGAAGAACTACTCCAAAGCA ACCAATGGTTACGAGGAAGACATGTATGGATCGTCCCAGAGTAGAAAATCTAGCAGG ATTGAGGAGCGGCCAGAAAAGGATTTTGAGAAG GGAGCACGTACTGTCTCAAGTTTATCAGCAGCTACCTTAGCTTCCTTGGGTGGGACTTCTTCACGAAGAGGCAGTGGGGATACGTCCATCTCCGCGGATACGGAGGCCTCTATTAGAGAAATCAAG GACTCTCTAGCTGAAGTtgaagagaaatataaaaaggCTATGGTGTCAAATGCTCAACTAGACAACgaaaaaacaaatttcatgTACCAAGTAGATACCCTGAAGGATGCGCTCTTAGAGTTAGAGGAACAGCTTGCAGAGTCCAGGAGGCAATATGAAGAAAAGAGTAAA GAATTTGAGAGAGAGAAGCACGCTCATAGCATATTGCAGTTTCAGTTTAAGGAAATCAAAGAGGCTttgaagcaaagagaagaaatgcttgca AAACATGGAATAATCCCAGACTCTGACGTAGCCACCAATGGGGAGGCATCAGATGTTCTTGATAATGAAGGACACTTGGATTCTTCCAAAACTGCTCAAGGCACAACGCAGGCGTTAAAGACAGCAGGGGATGGGATGCTAG GCAAAGCCAATGAAGTGGacatgaaaaatgagattttggaggatgtggggaaaagagaaatcttgCAGAATTCTGAGCATGAGGAACACAAAGAGGAGTCTGAGAAACAGGAAGTACAGACATTGCATGCTGATGAAAatacaaaggcagaaaaaatgatTGAAGAAACTGATGCTTTGTCGACAGTGATGTTACCAGATAGTAGATTTACAGAACAAATTCAAAGCCTTACAGAACCTATGTCAGGGAATGCTTCTTCAAATGATGGTAGTGATGCGCATGACTTGAGAAAGGAGACAGAGTCAGCAGAtacagcagcccagcagcctgtTAGTGAGGAGGCTGAACACAGTAACTTAAATCCAAGGACAACTGAGAACTCAGAAGTGGGCTCACTGCAAGGTCAGGATTTTGAGAGTCCTCAGGAAATGCGCAGTGACTTAGGTGCAAAGCATGAACTGGTAAAAGCTGCTCCAGAAcaggaagaaggagaggaggTGGAAACTAGCCATGCACTGAGTGCTAATGAGATGGAGCAAGCAGCAGACAGTGCAGGTGACAGCTGTGGGATGGTTTCTGGCCAGCCAGGGCTACCAGAGCCTGCGCTAGCAGTCTCACTTAATGAAAAGGTAAATGTGGAGGGCCGTGCTGAAACACTTCAATGCTCAGAAGAAAGTGCTGAAAACAAAGTTACAGAGGTCTTGGAGAAAACCCTTGTTGAAAGCAAAGACTGCACTGATGGAACAGCTGATGAAACTGGAGGTGATAGAGCTGAAGAACAAAACGAGGTTGGGACTGCAGTTCGGggtcagaaaatgaaaagagattcCACGGGCTTAGAAGGGAAGGAGTCATGTGAAAGTGGTGCCCCATCAGATACAAATGAAGAGGGAGGAGATCAGGCACACATCCAGCCAGTTTCTTTAGAGGATGGTGATGTAGCGTTACTAGAGGAACAGAATATGGAAGAGCAAACAGAATTTAAACCTGCTGAGAAAGATCAACAGAAGGAAGTATTGATTGGAAACTTGGAGACGTGTTCAgattctgcagaaaagcaggagaaagcatCTGGGGAGTCTGTGGGCTCTGTTAGCAAGGTAGAAGGAAGTGCACTGCATCAGGTAGAGCCAGACACAGACTCTGTGAAAGAAATGGCATCTCGGGAAACCAGTTTAGACCTAAGTTTTTCAGATGATAAAActgaggaaacagaaatgcGAATAGGAGATGCCtctgagaaaggagaggaaaatagAACAGGATACTTAGAACAGAATAGGACAGATGACTTAGAACCAAAGGTAGAGCTTCAAACAGTTCAGTGCATTAAAGAAACAGCAGGTGATACAGTGGAAGAGAAGAGTATTTCTTTAGGAGGTGATGCACAGAATATAGTTAAACAAGAGGAAGGTGGATCTGAAGAGGAGTCCATTGTATATTATAGTGTAACTAGTGAAAACCAAGTTGATAAagaagcatttaaagaaaataaaaaacagttaGAATTTGCAGACCACCAACGTGATGGATTTACTTCTAAGGAAGATGCAAATTCTCTTGCACAGAAAGCTGAGCTGGATGAAAATGTTAGTGAGCAACTTAGACGAGAGGGCCAAGCAGAGGAAGAACTAGAAGATGATGGTGACGCATTTGATTTTGATGAGGATTCAGAACAAATACtggaaactgatgaaaaatgcaGTGGAGAAGAAGTTGGTGCACAGAGTGAAGAGAATGACAGAACAAACAGCGGGATCAGAAACACTGCCCAAGCAGGTGGAGCTGGAGAAACAGCTGCCAAAATAGAAACCAGTGACACATTGACTGAAGGCGACAGCTTACAGCATAAGAAGGGAGATGAGCCTGAAGAAACAGGGCATTCTCAAGAGGAAGCATCATCATCGAAAACTGATGAGAAGGCTGATGTGATggcagatgaaaacaaagcatcagaTTCTGATGAAGTGGAAAAAGTAACAGATGAAAATGTTCTAGAACAGGATTTGGAAAATGCTGGCAGTAACAGGGCTGAAAGCAAAGAGGATTTGCGAGGTGGTAGAAAGGGTAAGGGTAAATCTAAAGATGACTGTACAATATCCTAA